The Lichenicola cladoniae sequence CGCGCGACGATAGACTTGCCGAAGCGGCCTGACCGGCGTGGCATGCTGCTGGGAACATTGGCTGGCATCGGAGCGCTCGGTATCGGCAGCGCGCGCGCGGTTGAAGTGCACGCGCCGACCGAACAGCAGGCAGCAGCCAGCACAGCCGCCACCGAGACTGACAGCCAGCCCGCTGGGCGACCAGATCTCGAGGCCATCCTTACCGGGAAGGTTGCGGTCGTAACGGGTGCTGCGCGAGGCATCGGACGCTCGATCGCGGTCGAGTTCGCAGCCAATGGCGCCGACTTCGTTGGCCTCGACATATGCAGACCGGCCAGCGCCCACACGCTCTACCCGCACTCGACGCGTGCTGATCTTGATGAAACGGAACGGCTTGTCGCATCGCGTGGAAGACGCTTCACGCCGATCGTCACCGACATCCGCGACATTGCGGCTTTACGTGCGGCGGCGAAGAGCGTGTCCGACAAGATCGGACGGATCAACATCGTGGTCGCCGATGCCGGCATCCAACCGTTCCAGCCGCTGCTTGAGATGACGGACGCGCAATGGCACGAGCCCATCGATGTGAACCTTAACAGCACAGCTAACACGATCAGAGCTTTCGGGCCTGCGCTGATGGCTGCCGGTGGCGGCCGTATCATCGTGGTTGCCTCCATGCAAGGCCGTTACGGCACGAAGAATGGCTCCTCCTATTCTGCGTCGAAGTGGGGAGTCCTCGGCCTGATGAAATCGGCGGCGCTTGAGTTGGGAGAACACAAGATCACGGTCAACGCTATCGTCCCGGGACTGATCGACACCCTGATGACGCGCAATGAGACGCGCTGGAAGCTTGCAATGGCGGCCGCCGATGGTCGCGTCGTCAACGAACCAACGGAGGCGCAGGCTGCTGCCGTCCTCAAGCCGTACTCGCCGCCAGAGCTCCATTGGCTGAACCCTGACCAGATTGCGCCTGCAGCCGTGTTTCTTGCCTCCGACGGTGCTGCCATTGTGACGGGCGGCAACTCCGCTCAAAATACCGCCTGAATAGAAGCCGGCCTCCCGCTACTCGTAGGTTCAAGTGTTCCCTTGCTGGCAGGTCCTCTAGTTCACAGCCAACCGGTCCGGTGAATGCATCTCCCAACAGCTGTTCGGCGGAAACACGTCAATATTTGACATTATTAAATAAACGGCCGGGCTCTTAATTAGGAGCTCCAACCGCACTTTAACTCTCTCAATGAAAATAGGTGGAGCATGAGGTCCAAGATCGTCGCATCGGGCGCCTGTTTTGCGCTCTTTTTGTCAACAACTATTTCGCGTGGCGCCGAAGGCGGCTTCTACTCCGGACCGATCGGCGGATCGGATATTAGATCCGCTTTTTTAAGCGACCCCGGTTCGCTGTCAATCAACCTAAGCGGCTCACCACAATGGAGTGACCTTTATACTGGTCCAAATGGCGGACCCAATCCAGCCGCGCGATCCGTAGCCTTTTCGGTGCAGGCGCTGGTCGGTGGCCTAAGCTACGTCTATCCGTGGACATTCGCTGGAGGCAAGTTTGGATCGAAGATTCAAGATCAGTACGTCTTTGCATGCTTCCGTAAGAACTCCGCGCGGCAATGCGATAGTGGCTTCACGGATCCTTACACGGATATCCTCATTTACAGTGTTCACCTTGGCCTCTTTGGCGCCCGCCCGCCCGCGCCGG is a genomic window containing:
- a CDS encoding SDR family NAD(P)-dependent oxidoreductase, with the translated sequence MLLGTLAGIGALGIGSARAVEVHAPTEQQAAASTAATETDSQPAGRPDLEAILTGKVAVVTGAARGIGRSIAVEFAANGADFVGLDICRPASAHTLYPHSTRADLDETERLVASRGRRFTPIVTDIRDIAALRAAAKSVSDKIGRINIVVADAGIQPFQPLLEMTDAQWHEPIDVNLNSTANTIRAFGPALMAAGGGRIIVVASMQGRYGTKNGSSYSASKWGVLGLMKSAALELGEHKITVNAIVPGLIDTLMTRNETRWKLAMAAADGRVVNEPTEAQAAAVLKPYSPPELHWLNPDQIAPAAVFLASDGAAIVTGGNSAQNTA